In Aureibaculum algae, the following are encoded in one genomic region:
- the mutS gene encoding DNA mismatch repair protein MutS has translation MKQYNAIKVKYPDAMLLFRVGDFYETFGEDAVKAAGVLGIVLTKRGAGSESETALAGFPHHSLNTYLPKLVKAGMRVAICDQLEDPKMTKTIVKRGVTELVTPGVALNDEVLQSKTNNFLAAIHFGKRKLGISFLDISTGEFLVAEGNEEYIDKLLQNFGPSEVLVQKQFKNKFKEAFGERYYTFYLDDWIFQDDYANEQLTEHFKIKSLKGFGIDDLQHGIVSAGAILYYLSETQHKKLEHISTIHRVEEDHYVWMDRFTVRNLELYYSNQPEAVTLLDVIDRTISPMGGRLLKRWLALPLKNLKQIQQRHEIVKYLIDNDDFYNGITYQIKQISDIERLISKVATGKINPREVVLLKDSLKAILPIKINAEKSDNKSLQQLGKQLHNCADLIEKIAITINENAPVNINKGNTIANNVSKELDDLRGISTNAKDYLDAMLARESERTKIPSLKISFNNVFGYYIEVRNSHKDKVPEEWVRKQTLVNAERYITEELKEYETKILGAEEKIAVLEQQIFADLLQFMTVHILQVQENAQRVAKLDCLCSFTQTAKDNNYVRPQLDESTDLEIKNGRHPVIEKQLPIGEEYIANDVVLNRGQQQIIMITGPNMSGKSAILRQTALIVLLAQMGSYVPAQQARIGVVDKIFTRVGASDNISMGESTFMVEMNETANILNNISERSLVLLDEIGRGTSTYDGISIAWAIAEYLHEHPSKAKTLFATHYHELNDMTETFDRVKNFNVSIKELKDNVIFLRKLVPGGSEHSFGIHVAKLAGMPASVIHRANKMLKKLEASHSSDEIKDKLKQATEEDVQLSFFQLDDPLLEDIKEEILGTNIDTLTPIEALMKLNEIKRMLIKK, from the coding sequence ATGAAGCAGTATAATGCCATCAAGGTAAAATATCCTGATGCGATGTTATTATTTAGAGTGGGCGATTTTTACGAAACTTTCGGTGAAGATGCTGTTAAAGCAGCTGGTGTTTTAGGTATCGTTTTAACCAAACGTGGTGCAGGTAGCGAAAGCGAAACCGCCTTGGCAGGGTTTCCACATCATTCCTTAAATACATATTTACCTAAATTGGTAAAAGCGGGAATGCGAGTTGCTATTTGCGACCAGTTGGAAGATCCTAAAATGACCAAAACCATTGTCAAACGTGGAGTAACAGAATTAGTTACGCCTGGGGTTGCTTTAAATGATGAGGTATTACAATCTAAAACCAACAACTTTTTAGCAGCCATTCATTTTGGTAAAAGAAAGTTGGGGATATCATTTTTAGATATTTCTACAGGCGAATTTTTAGTGGCAGAGGGTAATGAAGAATATATTGATAAACTGCTTCAGAATTTTGGTCCAAGTGAGGTTTTAGTCCAAAAGCAGTTCAAAAACAAATTTAAAGAAGCTTTTGGAGAGCGTTATTATACGTTCTATTTAGATGATTGGATTTTTCAAGACGATTATGCCAATGAACAGCTCACAGAACATTTTAAGATAAAATCACTTAAAGGTTTCGGTATTGACGATTTGCAACACGGTATTGTTTCCGCGGGTGCAATTTTATATTACCTGTCAGAAACGCAACATAAAAAATTAGAACATATTTCTACCATTCATCGTGTAGAAGAAGATCATTATGTTTGGATGGATCGCTTTACGGTTCGTAATTTAGAATTGTATTATTCCAATCAACCAGAAGCAGTAACACTATTAGATGTTATCGACAGAACTATTTCGCCAATGGGTGGAAGACTGCTAAAACGCTGGTTGGCATTGCCTCTAAAGAATTTAAAACAAATTCAACAACGACACGAAATTGTGAAATATCTGATTGATAATGATGATTTTTATAATGGAATTACGTACCAAATAAAACAAATTAGTGATATTGAAAGGCTGATTTCTAAAGTAGCTACGGGGAAGATAAATCCACGAGAAGTAGTGTTGTTAAAAGACTCTTTAAAAGCTATTTTACCTATAAAAATAAATGCTGAAAAAAGTGATAACAAGTCGTTGCAACAATTAGGGAAACAACTACATAATTGTGCTGATTTAATTGAAAAAATAGCAATAACTATAAATGAGAATGCTCCAGTAAATATCAATAAAGGAAACACAATTGCCAATAATGTCTCCAAAGAATTAGATGATTTAAGAGGTATTTCTACGAACGCTAAAGATTATTTGGATGCTATGCTAGCACGAGAATCTGAACGCACCAAAATACCTAGTTTAAAAATTTCTTTTAATAATGTATTTGGATATTATATCGAGGTCAGAAATTCTCATAAAGACAAGGTTCCTGAAGAGTGGGTTAGAAAGCAAACGTTAGTAAATGCTGAACGTTATATTACTGAAGAGCTAAAAGAATACGAAACAAAGATTTTAGGAGCTGAAGAAAAAATTGCAGTGTTAGAGCAGCAAATTTTTGCTGATTTATTACAGTTTATGACGGTGCATATTTTGCAAGTTCAAGAAAATGCTCAACGGGTGGCTAAATTAGATTGCTTATGCTCATTTACGCAAACGGCAAAAGACAACAATTATGTGCGTCCGCAATTGGATGAAAGCACGGATTTAGAAATTAAAAATGGTCGCCATCCTGTAATAGAAAAACAATTACCAATTGGTGAAGAATATATTGCTAATGATGTAGTGCTGAATAGGGGTCAGCAGCAAATTATTATGATTACGGGTCCTAATATGAGTGGTAAGTCAGCTATTTTACGTCAAACCGCTTTAATTGTTTTATTGGCACAGATGGGTAGTTATGTGCCTGCACAACAAGCCAGAATTGGTGTAGTTGATAAAATATTTACTAGAGTAGGGGCAAGTGATAATATCTCTATGGGAGAATCTACTTTTATGGTAGAAATGAACGAAACTGCTAATATTTTAAATAATATATCTGAACGTAGTTTGGTATTATTAGATGAAATTGGTCGTGGAACAAGTACGTATGACGGAATTTCAATTGCCTGGGCAATTGCTGAATATTTACATGAACATCCTTCAAAGGCTAAAACATTATTTGCTACACATTATCATGAATTAAATGACATGACCGAAACTTTTGATCGGGTCAAAAACTTCAATGTTTCTATAAAAGAATTGAAAGACAATGTTATTTTTCTTAGAAAATTAGTGCCAGGTGGTAGTGAACATAGTTTCGGAATACATGTAGCTAAATTAGCAGGTATGCCAGCTTCGGTAATTCACAGAGCCAATAAAATGCTAAAAAAGTTGGAAGCTAGTCACTCTTCAGATGAAATTAAAGACAAGCTCAAACAAGCAACTGAAGAAGATGTACAGCTTAGCTTTTTTCAGTTAGACGATCCTTTGTTGGAAGACATAAAAGAAGAGATTTTAGGCACGAATATTGATACGTTAACACCGATTGAAGCCTTAATGAAATTGAATGAGATTAAGCGAATGTTGATTAAAAAATAG
- a CDS encoding RNA methyltransferase, with protein MRKLKNSELDRLNTNEFKEASKTPLIVILDNIRSLNNIGSVFRTSDAFLVEKIYLCGITAQPPHKDIHKTALGATDTVDWEHAEDTLTLIEKLKSENVEIASIEQAENSIELQNFTPVKGKKLAVILGNEVKGVQQAVVSASDYCLEIPQYGTKHSLNISVTCGVVLWDLFNKIEKRS; from the coding sequence ATGAGGAAATTAAAAAACAGCGAGCTAGATCGATTAAATACCAACGAATTCAAAGAAGCCTCTAAGACACCATTAATTGTTATACTTGATAATATCAGGAGCTTAAATAATATTGGCTCGGTGTTTAGAACGTCTGATGCCTTTCTTGTTGAAAAAATTTACCTCTGCGGTATTACCGCACAACCACCACATAAAGACATTCATAAAACAGCCTTAGGAGCGACAGATACTGTTGACTGGGAGCATGCAGAAGATACGTTGACACTTATTGAAAAATTAAAAAGTGAAAATGTTGAAATTGCATCTATCGAACAAGCCGAAAACAGTATTGAACTTCAAAATTTTACACCTGTAAAAGGAAAAAAATTAGCTGTTATTTTAGGTAACGAAGTTAAAGGCGTACAACAAGCTGTTGTCTCCGCATCAGACTACTGTCTTGAAATTCCACAATATGGCACCAAACATTCCTTAAATATTTCGGTAACTTGTGGAGTCGTTTTATGGGATTTATTCAATAAAATAGAAAAGAGATCATAG